tgtttcacaaaaggtgcagaaacagcaagactaagcctaggaaacagggcacaggtttaaagtcaaaggaacagatctaatatggagtcagatttgttctttcctatttcagtagtgccatggagaaggcactgtgggcagctttctgtagggtcctggaggctttctctctcagcgtctgtgcgcctctattgaaaacccgtcatcgctatctggcctgctggaaaaccagtccgcctcttttgccctgaagttgtgttctgtttataactcatctctactccttggaaaacaactcaataaaaactcagttggtttcccaccagccctgagcaggggtgagggatagcatgttattattttataaaaaaatatataaaaaagttttaaaacagcactgggcacataggagagagacaatcaatgcttcctggcttaaatcgaaaatgatgactcagtgagtctatggctgctgtatttgctgaactagttactcctttgctccattacacatttattttaactgaaaaagaaatatatgcatatggttaaaaaaattcaaacagagcaaaaaatactcaagtgaaagaagttttccctcatcctctgttcttacacgcctccctggagatgccaatgtttacaatcctttgtgtgcttttccagatatgctatgcaagttcccaccaatgtatgtaaattcctttaaagttttacttatttttaactttaagggatttaaatcctcaagtggcttctgccacagtaatagaaaagaagaaatctgactccatattagatctgttcctttgactttaaccctgtgctctgtctcctaggcttcttcttgcttgtaaaacaatgttgcctagagcctaaaatatacaggagagcctattctgaaggctcttacctttaagggtatttaacacttttccaatcatataaagataacacgttgcagaatagaaaataacgtttgttttgttggaggtttacagggatctgacccagggagatagctgcaagaacaaaggattctaacaagaaggaattcctacaccaagaagtttgcaaaaaccaagcacataggaaagcagcctgaattctgacttggggagatggttttccaggacattagtttgccatctaggtctacagaaacttgctattccatgccccaacacttggtctcccaacttactggcctgtcctgcactgaggagaatgaatttggactcaataacacttctacctacctagcaagttggacactgggactgagggcagctctcccacacacaggggcctacggtgagcccttgattattccccgaggttggggtgtggtttacccaggagggatggggactctacaccaacactcaggcagtctgctccttctggggctctgacattttacctcccgctccctgccagcccaacatttgggacagtggagctaaggcagagatcgtgcctgcctgtttcccagcgtgtaaaaggggaatatgtactcttcccaaggtagttctgagaaacaacacctgcgggtgcttggttccctgagcaacagtaaacctagctccttgtgggggcaacgggtatgatacccgtagggtttctgcagagaccttagctggagggctgggccagggacgtaaaatatgagctgtgggcaatgacgggtaagagaagggtgtataggcaggactgctgcctccttcggggtgccacaagaggtaaaacgctttctccccatctctgttactcccctcccaattccagataactgccttccctctgctcctcctgtccatgtgtctccctccacttttccccgcctcccctcctcctcccctattctccctccctcggttccccttctctctcaggacccagagcggatcgctggccctcctgcgcatgcgcagttgctgccagctggaccgcgggttggaagctccagctccgagccggggatcggccccaatggcttctcagctctgtcgccctgtaggcctttggctactgcctggggccggggcctctggctgtggaagtgcaaggtgaggggatatcgggaaaggggtgaggcggctgcgggagggcggtcggcgtgtcacagccccccagggcgccagtcagcgtgtgttcagctggattgctcgggccagacccctctgcccgcgccacctgccccggcgccccggccacagctgtccagggccaggtgtgcccctgccgcctcttggcccagccgggctcccctcagtccgcggctggcgtccgcttcccctctcccgcccgcgagtcctcccctcccgggcttcctctcctaggccgccgacccgtccccaccactgggcgggctgtgtcccgggcgggcggggtctgcacacccggacggggcgggcggcttgggctggggctggggctggcctccgagcggggctgcagcccgcgtcccccaccccgctctccctgccccgcgaccccggggctgccttcctctccctttcccgatccctgaggtccagattagcggcgtgggcgctgctccccaggctgagagcccgcggctgtaactcccagcttctcctggtggagtcgggaaaagggagcggcagtgctgagggaacttctgtctccttgatcaggatttctgccccaggtaagtaccttgaacactttcaggtgttatgatggcggtgcttgttgatgtcacatgtttttatactgagagggattacagtggtgaaagcagggcttggttcagttaaaaatgagctgaaggcatgaggctgtctcatcctccatcattcactctcccagggtgaaacgtgagaccatcgatcttaaaaagatacttatagtccctaactagtccagcccagctattgtgtgttaacaggaacagcacaacctgaggcgttggagacccagggacattgcactcctaaagagctcctggcaaaatctggtttgttttgttttttttgtttgtttgttttacttaaattgtgggacagactagtagtatagagggaaaaataattggcaagaaggattttttcatataacagctttattgtgatattgttcacacaccatgaagtccacccacttgaatgttacaattcagcagcttttagcatattcacatttgtgcaaccattattattccagaacgttttcatcacatcagaaagaccagttgaaatgcatgacctatccaccccttcccagtggtggttctaaagaagtttcttggctgttcctgaccataaattaacttgttacattccctgaaatatctgggaggaattctaatcagaattgcaatgaatctgtctatcaaagcaggaagaattaatgtctttatggcataaacttcttctacacatgaatatatctgggaccctatcttttcatctgtccagagccaggcctatgggaaatcttgggtttgtgaatgatgagattcaatacatcattagatgcaactgtagcctttcactgaagagaaaagtaacctcgtagaagccaagtgattctctgatggttagaatgagtgaccgccagtgctggagtattcgagtggacttggtgcttgcagagttctccaccacctacagctaaggggattaccgtgttcttttacttttttttttatggcgttgcttttatttttacttattatataaaattattttttattgaagtgttgtaaatttaccatgttagcttcagatgtacagcagagattcagttataagcttatgcatatgtatataaatgtttttcagattgtttttagtacaactcattacaagaaattgaaaatagtaccctgtgctatatagtaggtccttgtcatttattttatatttattaatgtgtatctgttaatcctccctttcctgcctgctaacaacagtttgctttctatgtccatgagtctatttctagcagcaccgtttttgctagcaatatatgctggttggctcttttctgtttcagtagttccatcttatgtgtgggcgtttttcttctggtgggcctgtgtgtggtttgcacacgtgataatagagatctgtatttgggagaactccaggcctcgtgtagtccctcgtatggagtgcccactgaactgatgcttgaacttggaaaaaaacagtaaatgttggaatttccacaatggttgagacttccaggtttctataacctctttagcccacctaaattttggctgcacccaatactggataatttggtggaacttcatggtatggtggtgtagagacagggccttgtatgcttcttctctttcctttttctaacaatcattttcctgggccttccaggtactcccccagaagggcccagggctggcttggtgttgcactgaggcaatatttgttaataagtccctttcctcatctcttctgagcctccatttccttctctgcacaatgaggtcttagactagataagtgcttttcagtttcttttaaagccatatttcctttgagaaacagaaaattcaaatctctcctcccatcacaaccctttagattttgacacgtcctccaaggagtcacatagctctttgtggtaaattgacgtgattgtgattccacgtggcacagaaaagactcttcagagatttattgcagggaga
This genomic interval from Vicugna pacos unplaced genomic scaffold, VicPac4 scaffold_119, whole genome shotgun sequence contains the following:
- the LOC140695006 gene encoding uncharacterized protein codes for the protein MVFQDISLPSRSTETCYSMPQHLVSQLTGLSCTEENEFGLNNTSTYLASWTLGLRAALPHTGAYDNCLPSAPPVHVSPSTFPRLPSSSPILPPSVPLLSQDPERIAGPPAHAQLLPAGPRVGSSSSEPGIGPNGFSALSPCRPLATAWGRGLWLWKCKLLLVESGKGSGSAEGTSVSLIRISAPVLRNSFRVGKTSASQNPQFQM